The following proteins are encoded in a genomic region of Nicotiana sylvestris chromosome 4, ASM39365v2, whole genome shotgun sequence:
- the LOC138889861 gene encoding uncharacterized protein — MKTYLEALHLREVVEEDYDVLPLPSNPTMAQRVTRKRKPRKTKKSKAKATLFAGVSATIFTRVMALKSAKEIWDYLKGEYTRDERIRSMKVLNLIREFELQKMKESETVKEYSDRLFGIVTKIRLLDLKEINDMLKYLLKQNNEKQLEIERQKTTIRKLEAQLSQVIGAFNAQQANIEDSSQEEHEFEVLTGEVRVEHQQPIQLKFEDVNVEEVRLESAKDIEDTNFVDSSIIDVEDAESPEVHVCERIGPHSKYFSTLCLDDNMEIESSEPIEKSRNEEQGAYILEFFLPERQDYIPHLKAKKCKRQKITIRKLEAQLSQVVGAFNAQQANIEDSSQEEHEFEVLIGEVRVEHQQPIQLKFEDVNVEEVRLESAKDIEDTNFVDSSIIDVEDAESPEVHVCERIGPHSKYFSTLCLDDNMEIESSEPIEKSRNEEQGAYILEFFLPERQDYIPHLKAKKCKRQKTTIRKLEAQLSQVVGAFNAQQANIEDSSQEEHEFEVLTGEVRVEHQQPIQLKFEDVNVEEVRLESAKDIEDTNFVDSSIIDVEDAESPEVHVCERIGPHSKYFFTLCLDDNMEIESSEPIEKSRNEEQGAYILEFFLPERQDYIPHLKAKKCKRQKTIIRKLEAQLSQVVGAFNAQQANIEDSSQEEHEFEVLIGEVRVEHQQPIQLKFEDVNVEEVRLESAKDIEDTNFVDSSIIDVEDAESPEVHVYERIGPHSKYFSTLCLDNNMEIESSEPIEKSRNEEQGAYILEFFLPERQDYIPHLKAKKCSTMIAWAN; from the exons ATGAAGACTTACTTGGAGGCTTTACATCTTAGGGAGGTCGTCGAAGAGGATTATGATGTTCTTCCGCTGCCTAGCAATCCCACAATGGCCCAGAGAGTCACAAGGAAAAGAAAACCAAGAAAAACCAAGAAATCAAAGGCGAAGGCAACTTTGTTTGCTGGTGTGTCTGCAACAATTTTCACGAGAGTTATGGCTCTCAAATCAGCAAAAGAAATCTGGGATTATCTGAAGGGAGAATATACAAGAGATGAAAGAATTCGAAGCATGAAGGTGTTGAATTTAATAAGAGAATTCGAGTTGCAAAAAATGAAGGAATCTGAGACTGTCAAAGAATACTCAGATCGGTTGTTTGGCATTGTTACAAAGATAAGATTGCTTG ACCTAAAGGAGATCAATGATATGTTAAAGTACCTTCTgaaacaaaataatgaaaaacaATTGGAGATAGAAAGGCAAAAGACAACTATTCGCAAGTTGgaggctcaattgagtcaagtgattggagcttttaatgctcaacaagccaatattgaggatagtagccaagaagagcatgaatttgaggtgttaactggggaggtcagagtagaacatcaacaaccTATCCAACTAAAATTTGAGGATGTCAATGTTGAAGAAGTGAGACTAGAGTCAGCCAAAGacattgaggatacaaattttgttgactctagtatcattgatgttgaggatgctgaaagtcctgaagttcatgtgtgtgagcgcattggtcctcactccaaatATTTTTCTACATTGTGCTTGGATGAcaatatggaaatagagtcatccgagccgattgagaagtcaaggaatgaggaacaaggagCCTACATTCTAGAATTTTTCTTGCCAGAAAGACAGGACTACATACCTCATCTAAAAGCCAAAAAGTGTA AAAGGCAAAAGATAACTATTCGCAAGTTGgaggctcaattgagtcaagtggttggagcttttaatgctcaacaagccaatattgaggatagtagccaagaagagcatgaatttgaggtgttaattggggaggtcagagtagaacatcaacaaccTATCCAACTAAAATTTGAGGATGTCAATGTTGAAGAAGTGAGACTAGAGTCAGCCAAAGacattgaggatacaaattttgttgactctagtatcattgatgttgaggatgctgaaagtcctgaagttcatgtgtgtgagcgcattggtcctcactccaaatATTTTTCTACATTGTGCTTGGATGAcaatatggaaatagagtcatccgagccgattgagaagtcaaggaatgaggaacaaggagCCTACATTCTAGAATTTTTCTTGCCAGAAAGACAGGACTACATACCTCATCTAAAAGCCAAAAAGTGTA AAAGGCAAAAGACAACTATTCGCAAGTTGgaggctcaattgagtcaagtggttggagcttttaatgctcaacaagccaatattgaggatagtagccaagaagagcatgaatttgaggtgttaactggggaggtcagagtagaacatcaacaaccTATCCAACTAAAATTTGAGGATGTCAATGTTGAAGAAGTGAGACTAGAGTCAGCCAAAGacattgaggatacaaattttgttgactctagtatcattgatgttgaggatgctgaaagtcctgaagttcatgtgtgtgagcgcattggtcctcactccaaatATTTTTTTACATTGTGCTTGGATGAcaatatggaaatagagtcatccgagccgattgagaagtcaaggaatgaggaacaaggagCCTACATTCTAGAATTTTTCTTGCCAGAAAGACAGGACTACATACCTCATCTAAAAGCCAAAAAGTGTA AAAGGCAAAAGACAATTATTCGCAAGTTGGAGGCTCAATTAAGTCAAGTGGTTGGagcttttaatgctcaacaagccaatattgaggatagtagccaagaagagcatgaatttgaggtgttaattggggaggtcagagtagaacatcaacaaccTATCCAACTAAAATTTGAGGATGTCAATGTTGAAGAAGTGAGACTAGAGTCAGCCAAAGacattgaggatacaaattttgttgactctagtatcattgatgttgaggatgctgaaagtcctgaagttcatgtgtatgagcgcattggtcctcactccaaatATTTTTCTACATTGTGCTTGGATAAcaatatggaaatag
- the LOC104236632 gene encoding uncharacterized protein, which yields MGDKKVIEVKLQTLRRDFETLSMKNNESVQDYMSRVSSIVNLMKSYGEIVSDKIIVAKALKSLTNKSEHVVAAIEESKDLSNYSFDELMTEVEEEVDIMVEVEAAAEAKVNLMRQVSKRVTCNADIARSTVILKLIAGLSKKNEQKHANFSEKVEEESKLFMAHSPITNSSDGVWFIDSGCSNHMSGTRSLLRDLDVSQKSEVRLGEGK from the exons ATGGGAGATAAGAAGGTAATTGAAGTAAAATTGCAAACTTTGCGTCGTGATTTTGAAACTTTGAGCATGAAAAATAATGAATCGGTGCAAGATTATATGTCTAGAGTCTCTTCCATTGTTAATCTCATGAAATCTTATGGGGAGATTGTTAGTGATAAAATTATTGTAGCAAAGGCGTTGAAGTCTTTAACCAATAAATCTGAGCATGTGGTTGCTGCAATTGAAGAATCCAAGGATTTATCTAATTATTCATTTGATGAATTAATGA CTGAGGTAGAGGAAGAGGTGGATATCATGGTCGAGGTTGAGGCCGCGGCAGAGGCAAAGGTCAATTTAATGAGACAGGTTAGCAAAAGAGTGACATGCAATGCTGATATTGCAAGAAGTACAGTCATACTGAAGCTTATTGCTGGACTAAGCAAAAAAAATGAGCAGAAGCATGCCAATTTCTCAGAGAAAGTAGAGGAAGAAAGTAAGTTGTTCATGGCTCATTCTCCAATTACTAACTCTTCTGATGGTGTTTGGTTCATTGATAGTGGATGCTCGAACCATATGTCTGGCACAAGGTCTTTGCTTAGAGACCTCGATGTGTCACAGAAGAGTGAAGTTCGACTTGGTGAGGGCAAGTAA